In Rattus norvegicus strain BN/NHsdMcwi chromosome 1, GRCr8, whole genome shotgun sequence, a genomic segment contains:
- the Fam187b gene encoding protein FAM187B precursor produces the protein MLATLWLVGLSLPMLWAQKLINCPYKNVCQYALLSGNDVILQCNYPKALWYFSSSLEDKLSLVNSMPDVKVLSGSDLQLSNPKPSQTGLYRCLDDHKARVVEYEIDFQDIALLHITHKDLGQKPMGNESMNLGGKVLVFTRWDPWQHCNRCQKPGERKRLGYCYVEEPLEKPMPCWLYMREEKVTDNRLRPELQIQACQVPCDTATETKQPYFVFDLYQLDKPNNHAPLKCPLASIYRPVHWEVNDNPLTWQDQLSGQEINTVMDLHSGGQHLKVFQPATYRCFVAQELIAQFNPTPSACQLEAEGQAKAQGPWRSRIQPGKADSVLRGLKLLLLIVSVLAVGGFLCKVVFRPACGQKRNQVLLVK, from the exons ATGCTGGCCACTCTGTGGCTGGTTGGTCTTTCTCTTCCCATGCTGTGGGCCCAGAAACTAATCAACTGTCCCTATAAGAATGTGTGTCAGTACGCCCTGCTCTCAGGCAATGACGTGATCCTACAGTGTAACTACCCCAAAGCACTTTGgtatttttcttcatctttagaGGACAAACTGTCCCTGGTCAACTCCATGCCTGATGTGAAGGTACTGTCTGGGAGCGACCTGCAGTTGTCTAACCCTAAGCCTTCCCAGACAGGGCTCTACCGCTGCCTGGATGATCACAAGGCCCGTGTAGTAGAATATGAGATTGACTTCCAGGACATAGCACTGTTGCACATCACACACAAAGACCTGGGCCAAAAGCCCATGGGAAATGAGAGCATGAACCTGGGAGGCAAGGTACTGGTTTTTACCCGCTGGGATCCTTGGCAACATTGTAACCGTTGCCAAAAGCCCGGTGAGCGCAAACGTCTAGGATACTGCTATGTGGAGGAACCCCTAGAAAAGCCCATGCCTTGCTGGCTCTACATGAGAGAGGAGAAGGTGACGGATAACCGCCTGCGGCCTGAACTCCAGATACAAGCCTGCCAGGTGCCCTGTGATACCGCCACAGAAACCAAGCAGCCGTACTTCGTCTTTGACCTATATCAGCTGGACAAGCCCAACAACCATGCTCCACTCAAGTGTCCCTTGGCTTCCATTTACAG GCCCGTCCACTGGGAAGTCAACGACAACCCTCTGACATGGCAGGACCAGCTCTCTGGCCAGGAGATCAACACTGTCATGGACCTACACAGCGGTGGCCAGCACCTCAAGGTCTTCCAGCCGGCCACTTACAGATGTTTTGTGGCACAGGAGCTCATAGCCCAGTTCAACCCCACACCCTCTGCCTGTCAGCTGGAGGCTGAGGGACAAGCCAAAGCCCAGGGACCTTGGAGGTCCAGGATCCAGCCAGGCAAGGCGGACTCCGTTCTTAGGGGATTGAAGTTACTGCTGCTGATTGTTTCTGTGCTGGCCGTCGGAGGGTTTCTCTGTAAGGTGGTCTTCCGTCCTGCCTGCGGCCAGAAGAGGAATCAGGTCCTCCTGGTGAAATAA
- the Fam187b gene encoding protein FAM187B isoform X2: MLATLWLVGLSLPMLWAQKLINCPYKNVCQYALLSGNDVILQCNYPKALWYFSSSLEDKLSLVNSMPDVKVLSGSDLQLSNPKPSQTGLYRCLDDHKARVVEYEIDFQDIALLHITHKDLGQKPMGNESMNLGGKVLVFTRWDPWQHCNRCQKPGERKRLGYCYVEEPLEKPMPCWLYMREEKVTDNRLRPELQIQACQVPCDTATETKQPYFVFDLYQLDKPNNHAPLKCPLASIYR, from the coding sequence ATGCTGGCCACTCTGTGGCTGGTTGGTCTTTCTCTTCCCATGCTGTGGGCCCAGAAACTAATCAACTGTCCCTATAAGAATGTGTGTCAGTACGCCCTGCTCTCAGGCAATGACGTGATCCTACAGTGTAACTACCCCAAAGCACTTTGgtatttttcttcatctttagaGGACAAACTGTCCCTGGTCAACTCCATGCCTGATGTGAAGGTACTGTCTGGGAGCGACCTGCAGTTGTCTAACCCTAAGCCTTCCCAGACAGGGCTCTACCGCTGCCTGGATGATCACAAGGCCCGTGTAGTAGAATATGAGATTGACTTCCAGGACATAGCACTGTTGCACATCACACACAAAGACCTGGGCCAAAAGCCCATGGGAAATGAGAGCATGAACCTGGGAGGCAAGGTACTGGTTTTTACCCGCTGGGATCCTTGGCAACATTGTAACCGTTGCCAAAAGCCCGGTGAGCGCAAACGTCTAGGATACTGCTATGTGGAGGAACCCCTAGAAAAGCCCATGCCTTGCTGGCTCTACATGAGAGAGGAGAAGGTGACGGATAACCGCCTGCGGCCTGAACTCCAGATACAAGCCTGCCAGGTGCCCTGTGATACCGCCACAGAAACCAAGCAGCCGTACTTCGTCTTTGACCTATATCAGCTGGACAAGCCCAACAACCATGCTCCACTCAAGTGTCCCTTGGCTTCCATTTACAGGTAA
- the Fam187b gene encoding protein FAM187B isoform X1: protein MSDLTMCRLVANTQPSSQSTMFTILWILLSFALPVLGPHIPVSCPKAKECVLALLSSNDVVLECSVSGAHWLISGPSEDGKPINPSSVPNIRKRPDGGIHIQNPLPSNTGLYQCRDENGNQVTSYKIDFQDINRLHATHINLEQKPLMNQTLNLGHREVVYTQWGPWQRCSKCDSLGERKRLGYCYIKEPLEEPVPCGLYLGGVDVFYARVRPEMQVETCYENCGGNLMGGHYIIFDNFRFTEGSESALLTCPFATIYRPVHWEVNDNPLTWQDQLSGQEINTVMDLHSGGQHLKVFQPATYRCFVAQELIAQFNPTPSACQLEAEGQAKAQGPWRSRIQPGKADSVLRGLKLLLLIVSVLAVGGFLCKVVFRPACGQKRNQVLLVK from the exons ATGAGTGACCTCACAATGTGCAGGCTGGTGGCCAATAcacagccatcttcccagtccacCATGTTTACCATCCTGTGGATACTGCTCAGCTTTGCTCTCCCAGTGTTGGGGCCCCACATCCCTGTAAGCTGCCCCAAGGCCAAGGAATGTGTCCTGGCCCTCCTCTCCAGCAATGACGTTGTCTTGGAATGCAGTGTTTCCGGTGCACACTGGTTAATCTCTGGGCCCAGTGAAGATGGTAAGCCCATCAACCCGTCCAGTGTTCCCAATATAAGAAAGAGACCAGACGGTGGGATCCATATCCAAAACCCGTTACCGTCCAACACGGGCCTCTACCAATGCCGGGACGAGAATGGAAACCAAGTGACCAGTTACAAGATTGATTTCCAGGACATCAACAGGCTGCATGCCACCCATATAAACCTGGAGCAGAAGCCCCTAATGAATCAGACACTGAATCTGGGCCACAGAGAGGTAGTGTATACCCAGTGGGGACCTTGGCAGAGATGCAGCAAATGTGACAGTCTGGGAGAGCGCAAACGCCTGGGTTACTGCTACATCAAGGAGCCCTTGGAGGAACCTGTACCCTGCGGGCTCTACCTTGGAGGTGTGGACGTGTTCTATGCCCGAGTAAGGCCTGAGATGCAGGTGGAAACCTGCTATGAGAACTGCGGAGGCAATCTGATGGGTGGACACTACATCATCTTTGATAACTTCAGGTTCACGGAGGGGTCTGAATCGGCACTGCTCACCTGTCCCTTCGCAACCATCTACAG GCCCGTCCACTGGGAAGTCAACGACAACCCTCTGACATGGCAGGACCAGCTCTCTGGCCAGGAGATCAACACTGTCATGGACCTACACAGCGGTGGCCAGCACCTCAAGGTCTTCCAGCCGGCCACTTACAGATGTTTTGTGGCACAGGAGCTCATAGCCCAGTTCAACCCCACACCCTCTGCCTGTCAGCTGGAGGCTGAGGGACAAGCCAAAGCCCAGGGACCTTGGAGGTCCAGGATCCAGCCAGGCAAGGCGGACTCCGTTCTTAGGGGATTGAAGTTACTGCTGCTGATTGTTTCTGTGCTGGCCGTCGGAGGGTTTCTCTGTAAGGTGGTCTTCCGTCCTGCCTGCGGCCAGAAGAGGAATCAGGTCCTCCTGGTGAAATAA